In one Brevibacterium sp. CBA3109 genomic region, the following are encoded:
- a CDS encoding ABC transporter permease, whose translation MSVTTADSTSADSPSNDEAQRIKPPLLPPLLRYILIRIGISLLLIWGVTIVTFLLTNLVPTDPVAAILGDRAAADPEIVAQTRERLGLDEPLIVQYFTYLSNLLQGDMGVSNQTRTPVLQSIGQVFPASIELGIGAILISVIIGLMLGLASALNQNRFLDHAIRTLSLIGISAPTFWIAAVGYYVFFFKLRVVPGAGRLDPWLQPPPRVTGLYTVDSLLAGQMSTFVNAFGHLILPSCVLALFTIGLLTRFSRSSVLDIIRLDYVTAAKAKGLPARTVIFKYIFRGALVPIITVVGLAFGSLLSGAVLTETVFAWNGLGQYAFRGATTLDLPVIMGVGLVIGVVYILVNFIVDLIYGFVDPRVRVR comes from the coding sequence ATGTCGGTCACCACTGCCGACAGCACTTCCGCCGATAGCCCGAGCAACGACGAGGCACAGCGCATCAAGCCTCCGCTGCTGCCCCCGCTGCTGCGCTACATCCTCATCCGGATCGGGATCAGCCTCCTCCTCATCTGGGGTGTCACCATTGTGACGTTCCTGCTGACCAACCTGGTCCCCACCGACCCGGTCGCCGCGATCCTCGGCGACCGGGCGGCTGCGGATCCGGAGATCGTCGCTCAGACCCGCGAGCGCCTCGGCTTGGACGAGCCCCTCATCGTGCAGTACTTCACGTACCTGAGCAACCTCCTCCAAGGGGATATGGGTGTATCGAACCAGACCCGGACACCGGTGCTCCAATCGATCGGGCAGGTATTCCCCGCCTCGATCGAGTTGGGCATCGGCGCCATCCTGATCTCGGTCATCATCGGTCTGATGCTAGGGCTGGCCAGCGCCCTCAATCAGAACCGGTTCCTCGACCATGCCATCCGCACACTGAGCCTCATCGGCATCTCCGCCCCGACGTTCTGGATCGCGGCTGTCGGCTACTACGTCTTCTTCTTCAAACTCCGTGTGGTTCCCGGTGCAGGGCGCCTCGACCCGTGGCTCCAGCCACCGCCCAGGGTCACTGGCCTATACACGGTCGATTCCCTTCTGGCGGGGCAGATGTCGACCTTCGTCAACGCCTTCGGGCATCTGATCCTGCCTTCCTGTGTGCTGGCACTGTTCACGATCGGCCTGCTCACAAGGTTCAGCCGCTCCAGTGTCCTCGACATCATCCGACTCGACTACGTCACGGCGGCCAAGGCGAAGGGGCTGCCTGCTCGCACCGTCATCTTCAAATACATCTTCCGCGGCGCCCTCGTCCCCATCATCACGGTGGTCGGCCTGGCCTTCGGCTCGCTCCTCTCGGGTGCGGTCCTCACTGAGACCGTGTTCGCCTGGAACGGGCTGGGCCAGTACGCATTCCGTGGCGCAACGACCCTCGACCTCCCGGTCATCATGGGAGTCGGTCTCGTCATCGGCGTCGTCTACATCCTCGTCAATTTCATCGTCGACCTGATCTACGGCTTCGTGGATCCGAGAGTGAGGGTGCGATGA
- a CDS encoding ABC transporter substrate-binding protein: protein MKVRLPRRALAIGSALALTFGLAACSGGDKGGGESGDTIVAETAFNLKTIDPHRQFEFTGSTIDNAIYQTALKFKDGDLTKPTDGLCSYELSDNDKKMTLTLKEKDAKFSNGDPVTVDDIVFSFKRLQGLKGNPSFFLDGVTVKKVDDESLELISKSPNPALPYILPNSSIGIVNSKVVKENDGSTDADDGAEAFLNENSQGSGPYKVDTYNADSKVVLTANEHYNGPEPKFKRVVLRNVAAETQLTDIQSGQAQVAFDLNADQVKSIDESMGEISSLPSTRSLYIFNNTDEKIGGPAADPNFRKAVMSAIDYDKLIDLAGEGSQRMASLVPNEFIGAVDKDKAPERDLEKTKKLLKKAGYNGEKIPFHYSSDQAVNGVDLAQLAQTLQAQLKEADINLALKPAPSSTQLDGFRSAKQPMGIGTWGADFPDPTNYNVFTPGGSVAERVNWAKDADPKLAKLAKTAGKAKGEDRDAAYAKLFQATTDTGVWIPLVQPVSTIAVGSSISKYVSNADVSFDFAKAE, encoded by the coding sequence ATGAAGGTCCGTCTCCCCCGCCGAGCGCTCGCGATCGGTTCAGCTCTCGCCCTCACCTTCGGTCTAGCCGCTTGCAGCGGAGGAGACAAAGGAGGAGGTGAGTCGGGCGATACGATCGTTGCCGAGACCGCCTTCAACCTCAAGACGATCGATCCTCACCGGCAGTTCGAGTTCACCGGTTCAACGATCGACAATGCGATCTACCAGACGGCTCTCAAATTCAAGGACGGCGACCTGACCAAGCCGACCGATGGCCTGTGCTCCTACGAGTTGTCTGACAACGACAAGAAGATGACGCTCACACTCAAGGAGAAGGACGCGAAGTTCTCCAACGGCGATCCCGTCACCGTCGACGACATCGTCTTCTCCTTCAAACGTCTGCAGGGACTCAAGGGCAACCCTTCGTTCTTCCTCGATGGTGTCACCGTGAAGAAGGTCGATGACGAATCTCTCGAGCTGATCAGCAAGAGCCCCAATCCGGCACTGCCCTACATTCTGCCCAACTCCTCGATCGGCATCGTGAACTCGAAGGTCGTGAAGGAAAACGACGGCTCCACGGATGCCGACGACGGCGCCGAGGCGTTCCTCAACGAAAACTCCCAAGGTTCAGGCCCCTACAAGGTCGACACCTACAACGCCGACAGCAAGGTCGTGCTGACCGCGAACGAGCACTACAACGGCCCGGAACCGAAGTTCAAGCGCGTTGTCCTGCGCAATGTTGCCGCAGAGACTCAGCTGACCGACATTCAGTCCGGTCAGGCCCAGGTCGCCTTCGACCTCAACGCCGACCAGGTCAAGTCGATCGATGAGTCCATGGGCGAGATTTCGAGTCTGCCGTCGACGCGCAGCCTCTACATCTTCAACAACACCGATGAGAAGATCGGTGGCCCCGCAGCCGACCCGAACTTCCGCAAGGCAGTCATGTCCGCCATCGACTATGACAAACTCATCGACCTTGCAGGCGAAGGGTCACAACGGATGGCCAGCCTCGTGCCCAACGAGTTCATCGGCGCCGTCGACAAGGACAAGGCTCCGGAACGCGACCTCGAGAAAACGAAGAAGCTGCTGAAGAAGGCCGGCTACAACGGCGAAAAGATTCCGTTCCACTACTCGAGTGACCAGGCTGTCAACGGCGTCGATCTGGCCCAGTTGGCCCAGACACTGCAGGCACAGCTGAAGGAAGCAGACATCAATCTCGCCCTCAAACCGGCACCGAGCTCAACCCAGCTCGACGGTTTCCGTTCCGCCAAGCAGCCCATGGGCATCGGCACCTGGGGCGCTGACTTCCCGGATCCGACGAACTACAACGTCTTCACCCCCGGCGGCAGCGTCGCCGAACGCGTCAACTGGGCCAAGGATGCTGACCCGAAGCTGGCGAAGCTGGCCAAGACTGCGGGGAAGGCCAAGGGTGAGGACCGCGACGCCGCCTACGCAAAGCTGTTCCAGGCGACCACGGACACCGGTGTCTGGATCCCGTTGGTCCAGCCGGTCAGCACCATCGCGGTGGGTTCGAGTATCAGCAAGTACGTCTCCAACGCTGACGTCTCATTCGACTTCGCGAAAGCTGAGTGA
- a CDS encoding ATP-binding cassette domain-containing protein — protein sequence MHQCYHRTPVVHSVIPGQFTALIGSNGCGKSIVLRSLARLHPIASAMSASNPSARLFPQLHSLCRCCIASLTAGGRAAIDKALTLAGTLPCGLPAGLIVAILGAPTSCTCLRTHEHAGFCGVWRCKVRRLLARPQRYPS from the coding sequence CTGCACCAGTGCTACCACCGCACACCCGTCGTCCACAGTGTCATTCCCGGTCAGTTCACGGCGCTCATCGGTTCCAACGGCTGCGGCAAGTCCATCGTCCTGCGGTCTCTGGCCCGCTTGCATCCGATCGCCTCGGCGATGTCAGCGTCGAATCCGTCGGCTCGACTATTCCCACAACTGCACTCTCTGTGCCGGTGCTGCATCGCCTCACTCACTGCCGGCGGCAGAGCTGCGATCGACAAGGCTCTCACGTTGGCAGGAACGCTCCCGTGCGGACTTCCTGCCGGTCTCATCGTCGCTATCCTCGGCGCCCCTACTTCGTGTACTTGCCTGCGCACTCACGAGCATGCGGGCTTCTGCGGGGTGTGGCGTTGCAAGGTGCGGCGACTGCTGGCGCGTCCACAGCGGTACCCATCATGA
- a CDS encoding metallophosphoesterase family protein: MRFVATGDWQLGMTAHYLSAEARPRFHRARLDAVKRIGEIAAEQSCEFVVVCGDVFESNQLDRAIISRTFEALSAFTVPVVLLPGNHDPLDAASIYDSPAFTSRQPDHVHVLRDSEPFEPIPDVEIVGAPWFSKRPQGDLVAQTTQNLAEVAPGKVRIIAGHGAVSTLDPDRESLATIDTESLKTVLRENRAQFIALGDRHATHSVDERIWYPGAPEVTSRREDDPGNVLLVDIDLQTHASSVEKVHIGRWSYLVVEEDMNSDEDVSRLEQRLTDIPNKDSTAVWLILRGTLSTAAKSRLDEVLDHATDLFALVSLWERHTDIAVVAADEDFAGLGLSGYMQETLDELAESAAAEDSTATAAQDALGLLYRFARSGS; encoded by the coding sequence ATGAGATTCGTCGCCACCGGAGACTGGCAGTTGGGCATGACGGCGCACTATCTCAGTGCTGAAGCCCGCCCGCGGTTTCATCGTGCCCGCCTCGACGCCGTCAAACGCATCGGTGAGATCGCTGCCGAACAGTCCTGCGAATTCGTTGTGGTCTGCGGTGACGTGTTCGAGTCCAACCAACTCGACCGAGCCATCATCTCCCGCACCTTCGAAGCACTGAGCGCCTTCACCGTGCCCGTTGTTCTGCTGCCAGGCAACCACGATCCCCTCGACGCCGCCTCCATCTACGATTCCCCGGCCTTCACCTCCCGTCAGCCTGACCACGTCCACGTCCTGCGCGACAGCGAGCCGTTCGAGCCCATCCCCGATGTCGAGATCGTCGGTGCCCCGTGGTTCTCGAAGCGTCCCCAAGGGGACCTGGTCGCCCAAACAACACAGAACCTCGCCGAGGTGGCACCGGGGAAGGTGCGCATCATCGCCGGTCACGGCGCCGTGAGCACTCTGGACCCGGATCGGGAGTCTCTGGCCACGATCGATACCGAGAGCCTCAAGACCGTGCTGCGAGAAAACCGTGCCCAGTTCATCGCACTCGGTGACCGGCACGCCACCCATTCTGTGGACGAACGCATCTGGTATCCAGGTGCCCCGGAGGTGACCTCACGCCGAGAAGACGATCCGGGCAATGTTCTTCTCGTCGATATCGATCTGCAGACCCATGCGAGCTCGGTGGAGAAGGTGCACATCGGTCGCTGGTCCTACCTCGTCGTTGAGGAGGACATGAACTCGGATGAGGACGTCAGCCGCCTCGAACAGCGACTGACAGATATCCCGAACAAGGACAGCACCGCTGTTTGGCTTATCCTCCGGGGAACCCTGTCCACGGCAGCGAAGTCACGACTCGACGAAGTCCTCGACCACGCGACAGACCTGTTCGCCCTAGTCTCCCTGTGGGAACGGCACACGGACATTGCCGTGGTCGCTGCCGACGAGGACTTCGCCGGCCTCGGCTTGAGCGGATACATGCAGGAGACTCTCGACGAGTTGGCGGAATCGGCGGCAGCAGAGGACTCGACTGCCACAGCAGCACAGGACGCGCTGGGGCTGCTGTATAGATTTGCGAGGAGCGGATCATGA
- a CDS encoding AAA family ATPase, translated as MKFHSIHLRNYRGIADSRVEFGDGVTVVEGPNEVGKSSIHEAITHLREDKASSRKASVKETQPVGVDAGPEVELHLSTGDYELKYRKRWIKQPFTELSVISPRPEQLSSDDAHDRFLSILADTIDIDLLVALEVAQGESLAQAPLAQIKALHSALNESGVEVADHDDFLDRIEAEYAKYFTRSGKVTGDYKAANAEVPRAEAAFDQLRERSRGMDDLVDNHARAATRLESVRVQLAQALTDRDEAEQAAKAVAELKAMLDQAVEQAKSAQRDVQIAREALDRRTQLIDDVAAAEETVKAARTSVTDLETTQSDKDSDFDCAQKTLAEKQNALDEARALAKAAAKEVTEARAQTELTELTRRLDTIRDHDEKKSRAQATIASITVTTKDVEALSSLETEVRIAENAKTSAAAQIVAKQLGSQPISVDGSELGDGVTGEFAAVKDVRITIDGIADITVRPGASPVELDNALTSAKQAFEAELKRLDVDSVVQARARANDRADAEAVKAEADSTLKVLLGHDERDQLEAALARAQQILGADGTGPGTDEKAGDGTEAGSQTGDRSLSELETAVTESENTADDAQSALDATRVELERIRTSRDDARVETVRAQTSLKEAETQHERLTSSLAAARKTDSDADLDEAVKTAEARARNVDSHVDKAKAAYQAADPETLEMQLQNVRQLVGSKEAQREEVRQEVDRLSALIDDRASEGIYEKLAAAEETMESAQRKQARLDRQARAIDLLRSTVLKHKEESQRKYVAPFKEQIERLGRLVFGQGLSVEVSEDLEIVSRTVNERTVPFESLSGGTKEQLALIGRLAVATLVDSDSGAPVVLDDAFGFADAQRLNALNVILSTVGKSAQVIVLTCQPDRFARLGGAKTVSLT; from the coding sequence ATGAAATTCCATTCCATCCACCTGCGCAACTACCGCGGTATTGCCGACTCTCGCGTCGAATTCGGCGATGGCGTCACCGTAGTCGAAGGGCCCAACGAGGTCGGCAAGTCCTCAATCCATGAGGCAATCACCCATCTGCGCGAGGACAAAGCGAGTTCACGCAAGGCCAGCGTCAAAGAGACCCAACCGGTCGGTGTTGATGCCGGACCCGAAGTCGAACTGCACCTGAGCACCGGGGACTACGAACTCAAGTACCGGAAGCGGTGGATCAAACAGCCCTTCACCGAACTCAGCGTCATCAGTCCCAGGCCGGAACAGCTGAGCAGCGATGATGCGCACGACCGGTTTCTTTCGATCCTCGCTGACACCATCGACATCGACCTCCTCGTCGCCCTCGAGGTGGCACAGGGGGAGAGTCTGGCGCAGGCACCGCTGGCTCAGATCAAGGCTCTGCACAGTGCACTCAACGAATCGGGCGTAGAGGTCGCCGACCACGACGACTTCCTTGACCGGATCGAGGCCGAATACGCGAAGTACTTCACCAGGTCCGGCAAAGTGACCGGTGACTACAAAGCCGCGAATGCTGAAGTCCCTCGTGCCGAAGCTGCGTTTGATCAACTGCGTGAACGCAGCCGCGGGATGGACGACCTCGTCGACAACCACGCCCGGGCCGCCACTCGCCTGGAATCTGTGCGTGTCCAGCTGGCACAGGCACTGACTGACCGTGACGAAGCCGAACAGGCGGCAAAGGCGGTAGCCGAACTTAAGGCAATGCTCGACCAGGCAGTCGAACAGGCGAAGTCAGCGCAGCGTGACGTCCAGATCGCCCGGGAAGCTCTGGACCGACGCACACAGCTCATTGACGATGTTGCCGCCGCCGAGGAGACCGTGAAGGCTGCTCGGACCTCGGTCACTGACCTCGAAACGACGCAGAGTGATAAGGACTCCGACTTCGACTGCGCGCAGAAGACCCTCGCAGAGAAGCAGAACGCACTCGACGAGGCACGTGCACTGGCAAAAGCCGCAGCCAAAGAGGTGACTGAGGCACGCGCACAGACTGAACTCACCGAACTCACGCGACGGCTCGACACTATTCGTGACCATGATGAGAAGAAGAGCCGGGCCCAGGCGACGATCGCATCGATCACAGTCACGACCAAGGACGTCGAGGCGCTGAGCTCGCTGGAGACAGAGGTGCGGATCGCAGAGAACGCCAAAACCTCCGCCGCGGCCCAGATAGTTGCGAAACAGCTCGGTTCGCAGCCGATCAGCGTCGACGGAAGTGAACTCGGCGACGGAGTCACCGGAGAATTCGCCGCGGTCAAGGACGTGCGAATCACGATCGACGGCATCGCCGACATCACCGTGCGTCCAGGAGCATCTCCCGTCGAGCTGGACAACGCATTGACCTCGGCAAAACAAGCCTTCGAAGCAGAGCTGAAACGCCTCGACGTCGACTCCGTGGTGCAGGCCCGGGCGAGAGCCAATGATCGTGCTGATGCAGAAGCGGTCAAGGCAGAGGCCGATTCGACGCTCAAGGTGCTTCTGGGCCACGACGAGCGAGACCAGCTCGAAGCCGCGCTCGCCCGCGCACAGCAGATCCTCGGAGCCGATGGAACGGGCCCAGGCACCGATGAAAAAGCTGGAGACGGCACCGAAGCGGGCAGCCAAACTGGTGACAGGAGCCTCAGCGAGCTCGAAACGGCAGTCACAGAGTCCGAGAATACCGCCGACGACGCGCAGTCCGCACTGGATGCCACACGTGTCGAACTTGAACGAATTCGCACGAGCCGAGATGACGCGCGCGTGGAGACGGTACGAGCCCAGACCAGCCTGAAAGAAGCCGAAACCCAGCACGAGCGACTGACGAGCAGTCTGGCTGCGGCACGAAAGACGGACTCCGACGCCGATCTGGATGAGGCAGTGAAGACTGCCGAGGCTCGAGCGAGGAATGTGGACTCGCATGTCGACAAGGCAAAAGCCGCCTATCAGGCAGCCGATCCCGAGACCTTGGAGATGCAGCTGCAGAACGTGCGGCAACTCGTCGGCAGCAAGGAAGCCCAGCGAGAAGAAGTGCGGCAGGAGGTCGATCGCCTGTCGGCTCTCATCGACGATCGTGCCAGCGAAGGCATCTACGAAAAGCTCGCGGCCGCCGAAGAGACTATGGAATCGGCTCAGAGGAAACAGGCGCGACTGGACCGTCAGGCGAGGGCAATCGACCTGCTGCGCTCCACTGTCCTTAAGCACAAGGAAGAATCCCAGCGGAAGTACGTGGCTCCTTTCAAGGAACAGATCGAGCGTTTGGGCAGGCTGGTCTTCGGCCAAGGGCTCTCGGTTGAGGTCTCTGAAGATCTCGAGATCGTCTCACGCACCGTGAACGAACGAACCGTGCCCTTCGAATCACTCTCAGGAGGGACGAAGGAGCAGCTTGCGCTCATCGGCAGACTCGCAGTGGCGACACTCGTCGACAGCGATTCTGGGGCACCTGTGGTCCTCGACGATGCCTTCGGCTTTGCCGATGCGCAGCGCCTCAATGCACTCAACGTCATCCTGAGCACAGTCGGGAAGAGCGCTCAGGTCATTGTGCTCACCTGCCAGCCCGACCGTTTTGCCCGCCTCGGTGGAGCGAAGACCGTGAGCCTGACGTAA
- a CDS encoding class I adenylate-forming enzyme family protein, with translation MSTWADTRPWLKTWGDLANKPYTLEKSTTLQDLATTVATHGDEEAISYYGFGLSWSEFDRYSTAFASYLAECGIATGDRVAIYDQNTPAFMIATYGIWKAGAVVVPLNPMYRGELEHIFADAEVKGLMVSKAAFLDRVAPYATSIPVVVLSDDRSFQVDGPEAIFSMFDALPGTPGQNPESTEVPNLPDFQAVVESRLDTDFTPAIPSPEDGAIVVYTSGTSGRSKGAAGTHGSVSSNSRYCVRTPTFEPGDGFLTLAPIFHITGFVCQFIAGVAGGARLILNYRFEPGSLLDLFLREKPTYMAGPATIYTAMLAHPAASAQHFSSFKRIMSGGAPLPEGLVNKFEDKTGVYIGQGYGLTETCAQVATVPPGLKAPVDPDSGNLSCGLPQPDTMIRILDDFGEPLGPNEIGEVAISGPEVVSEYINNEKATAEQIPGGELRTGDVGYMDEDGWLFIIDRKKDMINASGFKVWPREVEDVLYTHPAIQEAAVVGIPDEYRGESVAAFVTLQSGPEADEVTETAIIEYCREKLASFKAPRQVTIIDELPKTSSGKILRRTIRADAVAAAQEAKASAVGSD, from the coding sequence ATGAGCACGTGGGCAGACACCCGTCCCTGGCTGAAGACCTGGGGAGATCTCGCGAACAAGCCGTACACACTGGAGAAGTCAACAACGCTGCAGGACCTGGCCACGACGGTTGCCACCCACGGTGATGAGGAGGCCATCAGCTACTACGGGTTCGGCCTGTCCTGGTCGGAGTTCGATCGGTACTCGACGGCCTTCGCCTCGTATCTGGCCGAATGCGGCATCGCTACGGGTGACCGCGTCGCGATCTATGACCAGAACACTCCTGCCTTCATGATCGCCACCTACGGAATCTGGAAGGCGGGTGCTGTCGTCGTTCCGCTCAATCCGATGTATCGCGGAGAGCTGGAGCACATCTTCGCCGACGCCGAGGTGAAGGGACTGATGGTCTCAAAGGCGGCATTCCTCGACCGGGTGGCTCCGTATGCGACTTCCATCCCGGTGGTCGTGCTCAGCGACGACCGCAGCTTCCAAGTCGACGGTCCCGAAGCGATCTTCTCGATGTTCGACGCGCTGCCCGGCACACCCGGTCAGAACCCCGAATCCACCGAGGTGCCCAACCTCCCCGATTTCCAGGCCGTCGTCGAGTCCCGACTGGACACCGATTTCACTCCCGCCATCCCCTCTCCCGAGGACGGCGCGATCGTTGTGTACACCTCCGGGACTTCAGGGAGGTCCAAGGGTGCCGCCGGCACCCACGGGTCCGTGTCGAGTAACTCCCGGTACTGCGTGCGGACACCGACGTTCGAACCCGGGGATGGATTCCTCACTCTGGCTCCGATCTTCCACATCACCGGGTTCGTCTGCCAGTTCATCGCCGGTGTGGCCGGTGGTGCGCGACTGATACTCAACTATCGCTTCGAACCAGGTTCCCTCCTAGATCTCTTCCTTCGCGAGAAGCCGACATATATGGCGGGTCCCGCCACGATCTATACCGCCATGTTGGCCCATCCCGCCGCGTCGGCGCAGCACTTCTCATCCTTCAAGCGGATCATGTCGGGAGGTGCTCCGCTGCCTGAGGGCTTGGTCAATAAGTTCGAAGACAAGACCGGTGTCTACATCGGGCAGGGCTACGGTCTGACCGAGACCTGCGCCCAAGTCGCCACGGTCCCGCCCGGACTGAAGGCCCCAGTCGATCCCGACAGCGGCAACCTTTCCTGCGGTCTGCCGCAGCCGGACACGATGATTCGCATCCTCGATGATTTCGGCGAACCCCTGGGCCCGAACGAGATCGGAGAGGTCGCCATCTCAGGCCCCGAAGTCGTCTCCGAGTACATCAACAATGAGAAGGCCACGGCCGAGCAGATCCCAGGTGGGGAGCTGCGCACTGGCGATGTCGGCTATATGGACGAGGACGGTTGGCTATTCATCATCGACCGCAAGAAGGACATGATCAACGCCTCTGGTTTCAAGGTCTGGCCGCGGGAGGTCGAAGACGTGCTGTACACCCATCCCGCGATCCAGGAGGCAGCGGTCGTCGGCATTCCCGATGAGTATCGGGGTGAGAGCGTTGCTGCGTTCGTGACTCTGCAGTCAGGGCCCGAAGCCGATGAGGTCACCGAGACCGCGATCATCGAGTACTGTCGCGAGAAGTTGGCCTCCTTCAAGGCTCCACGTCAGGTGACCATCATAGACGAGTTGCCGAAGACGAGCTCAGGCAAGATTCTGCGGCGCACTATTCGCGCCGATGCGGTTGCTGCCGCGCAGGAGGCGAAAGCCAGCGCGGTCGGCTCCGACTGA
- a CDS encoding acyl-CoA dehydrogenase family protein: MLETTDRGREYQERLSKFMDDFVYPAESVYAEQMAAAHSPHIQPQILEDLKAEAKSQGLWNLFHPDPKWGPGLTNLEYAPLAEITGHSIEIAPESINCNAPDTGNMEVFTRFGTDEHKEKYLGPLLDGTIASAFAMTEPAVASSDATNVEMRMEPAEDGFVLNGRKWFASNGMHPHCRVLIVMGKTSPDAEVHRQQSMLVVPIDAPGVTVVRNLPVFGYHDREGHAEITFEDVHVPSSDILKGEGEGFAISQARLGPGRIHHCMRAIGAAERALELMVKRAEERVTFGEKLSSRANIQDWIAEARIEIDQARLLTLHAADMMDKHGNKVAKNEIAEIKVVAPAMALKIIDRAIQVHGGAGVTEDFPLASMWAHMRTLRLADGPDEVHKRSIARNEMKKYRK; this comes from the coding sequence ATGCTGGAAACGACTGACCGCGGCCGCGAATACCAGGAGCGTCTGTCAAAGTTCATGGACGACTTCGTCTACCCCGCGGAGTCCGTCTATGCCGAGCAGATGGCGGCGGCACACAGCCCGCACATCCAGCCGCAGATCCTCGAAGACCTCAAGGCTGAGGCCAAGAGCCAGGGACTGTGGAACCTCTTCCACCCCGATCCCAAGTGGGGGCCGGGACTGACGAACCTCGAGTACGCTCCCCTGGCTGAAATCACCGGCCACAGCATCGAAATCGCACCCGAGTCGATCAACTGCAACGCCCCCGACACGGGCAACATGGAAGTCTTCACCCGCTTCGGCACCGATGAGCACAAGGAGAAATACCTGGGGCCACTGCTCGATGGCACTATCGCCTCGGCGTTCGCCATGACCGAACCCGCGGTCGCCAGCTCCGATGCCACAAACGTCGAGATGCGCATGGAACCCGCGGAGGACGGGTTCGTCCTCAACGGCCGCAAATGGTTCGCTTCGAATGGCATGCACCCCCACTGCCGTGTCCTCATCGTCATGGGCAAAACCTCCCCCGACGCCGAGGTGCACCGTCAGCAGTCGATGCTCGTCGTTCCGATCGATGCCCCCGGTGTCACCGTGGTGCGCAACCTGCCCGTCTTCGGCTACCACGATCGGGAGGGCCACGCGGAGATCACCTTCGAGGACGTCCATGTGCCCTCCAGCGATATCCTCAAGGGCGAAGGCGAGGGCTTCGCGATCAGTCAGGCCCGCCTGGGCCCGGGTCGCATCCACCATTGCATGCGTGCGATCGGGGCGGCCGAACGAGCGCTGGAACTCATGGTCAAACGCGCCGAGGAGCGCGTGACCTTCGGTGAGAAGCTGTCGTCTCGTGCCAACATCCAGGATTGGATCGCCGAGGCCCGGATCGAGATCGATCAGGCCAGGCTGCTGACGCTGCACGCGGCGGACATGATGGACAAGCACGGCAACAAGGTCGCCAAGAACGAGATCGCGGAGATCAAGGTCGTCGCTCCGGCCATGGCACTGAAGATCATCGATCGCGCTATCCAGGTCCATGGCGGCGCCGGCGTGACTGAGGACTTCCCATTGGCCAGCATGTGGGCGCACATGCGCACTCTGCGCCTGGCCGACGGGCCCGATGAGGTGCACAAGCGCAGCATCGCTCGGAATGAGATGAAGAAGTACCGGAAGTAG
- a CDS encoding SDR family oxidoreductase, with amino-acid sequence MSTSENNATITTDSVKSPVADKRVIVTGAAGGIGAALATELIARGARVVLADLSPAVTDTAAALTASAHAWVGDVSSVDGIADLISFADDHLGGVDMYFANAGIIGPAGLGDSDGDWDAIIDVNLRAHIRAAQALIPRWQKSGSGYFVATASAAGLLTQIGSAAYSVTKHASVGFAEWLSLTYRDDGIRASVIAPMGVDTDLLRASDSDGPAQSAVTEAGTVLTPSVVANVALDAVEVEQFLILPHPEVLDMYRMKGSDYDRWLKGMSRYQNRLNEATRLNEETTHAGND; translated from the coding sequence ATGAGCACATCTGAGAACAACGCGACGATCACCACCGACAGCGTGAAAAGCCCCGTTGCCGACAAGCGCGTCATCGTCACCGGTGCTGCCGGCGGCATCGGCGCAGCACTTGCGACCGAGCTCATCGCACGAGGCGCCCGAGTGGTCCTCGCCGATCTCTCCCCCGCGGTCACCGACACGGCTGCGGCTCTCACCGCCTCTGCCCATGCCTGGGTCGGGGATGTGTCCTCGGTGGACGGGATCGCCGATCTCATCTCCTTCGCCGATGACCACCTCGGCGGGGTCGACATGTACTTCGCGAACGCCGGCATCATCGGACCCGCAGGACTCGGCGACTCCGACGGTGATTGGGATGCGATCATCGACGTCAACCTTCGCGCCCACATCCGCGCAGCTCAAGCCCTCATCCCCCGCTGGCAGAAGTCGGGCTCAGGATATTTCGTCGCGACCGCCTCGGCGGCGGGCCTGCTCACCCAGATCGGATCGGCTGCGTACTCGGTGACAAAGCACGCCTCGGTCGGATTCGCCGAGTGGCTATCTCTGACCTACCGCGACGACGGAATTCGGGCCTCGGTCATCGCTCCGATGGGCGTCGACACCGATCTGCTTCGCGCCAGTGACTCCGACGGGCCAGCACAGTCCGCGGTCACCGAAGCCGGCACGGTGCTCACACCCTCAGTGGTCGCAAACGTGGCCCTCGATGCCGTCGAGGTTGAGCAGTTCCTCATCCTCCCCCACCCCGAGGTGCTCGACATGTATCGCATGAAGGGCAGCGACTACGACCGCTGGCTCAAAGGAATGAGCCGCTACCAGAACCGACTCAACGAAGCGACCCGACTCAACGAGGAGACCACACATGCTGGAAACGACTGA